From one Triticum urartu cultivar G1812 chromosome 3, Tu2.1, whole genome shotgun sequence genomic stretch:
- the LOC125544201 gene encoding uncharacterized protein LOC125544201 isoform X3 — protein sequence MHGSTTPTCERCGMVACDRAPEDKACTSMILVTAGGKPRPGVAVRATGRAVDGGGLGGGHRRMGMNAVAAPPGADRGGERAGEHTALLWPRCRPHGRHHRRVRRPAWTLVGSSRFLRLHSAMIYCDDPCLLDGRRWLSLFLLAVVACVDAFVLLSFAFRLYNLARCCVNVLLVAPSLFYSSRRWQQYIKNISLIMCRVHS from the exons ATGCACGGCTCGACCACACCGACATGCGAGCGCTGTGGCATGGTCGCGTGCGATAGGGCCCCTGAGGACAAGGCGTGCACGTCCATGATCCTGGTGACGGCTGGAGGGAAGCCCCGACCAGGAGTTGCCGTTCGCGCTACTGGCAGAGCGGTGGATGGTGGTGGCCTTGGTGGGGGCCACCGCCGGATGGGGATGAACGCGGTGGCGGCGCCGCCGGGGGCGGATCGAGGCGGCGAGCGAGCGGGAGAACACACTGCTCTCCTTTGGCCGCGTTGCCGACCACACGGCCGTCACCATCGTCGAGTTCGACGTCCAG CTTGGACTCTCGTCGGTTCGTCTCGCTTCCTTCGACTGCACTCTGCTATGATCTATTGTGATGACCCTTGTTTGCTCGATGGGCGACGCTGGTTGAG TTTGTTTCTACTTGCGGTTGTCGCCTGCGTCGACGCGTTTGTCCTTCTGTCCTTCGCGTTCAG GTTGTACAATCTTGCCCGTTGCTGTGTTAACGTTCTGCTCGTTGCTCCGTCTCTGTTTTACTCATCAAG GAGATGGCAGcagtatataaaaaatatatCACTAATTATGTGTAGAGTTCATTCTTGA
- the LOC125544201 gene encoding uncharacterized protein LOC125544201 isoform X2: MHGSTTPTCERCGMVACDRAPEDKACTSMILVTAGGKPRPGVAVRATGRAVDGGGLGGGHRRMGMNAVAAPPGADRGGERAGEHTALLWPRCRPHGRHHRRVRRPAWTLVGSSRFLRLHSAMIYCDDPCLLDGRRWLSLFLLAVVACVDAFVLLSFAFRLYNLARCCVNVLLVAPSLFYSSRNRTVIADINMSRIFKLCVAPGRKLPFNHLHENPVPQVTHSRKNYC, from the exons ATGCACGGCTCGACCACACCGACATGCGAGCGCTGTGGCATGGTCGCGTGCGATAGGGCCCCTGAGGACAAGGCGTGCACGTCCATGATCCTGGTGACGGCTGGAGGGAAGCCCCGACCAGGAGTTGCCGTTCGCGCTACTGGCAGAGCGGTGGATGGTGGTGGCCTTGGTGGGGGCCACCGCCGGATGGGGATGAACGCGGTGGCGGCGCCGCCGGGGGCGGATCGAGGCGGCGAGCGAGCGGGAGAACACACTGCTCTCCTTTGGCCGCGTTGCCGACCACACGGCCGTCACCATCGTCGAGTTCGACGTCCAG CTTGGACTCTCGTCGGTTCGTCTCGCTTCCTTCGACTGCACTCTGCTATGATCTATTGTGATGACCCTTGTTTGCTCGATGGGCGACGCTGGTTGAG TTTGTTTCTACTTGCGGTTGTCGCCTGCGTCGACGCGTTTGTCCTTCTGTCCTTCGCGTTCAG GTTGTACAATCTTGCCCGTTGCTGTGTTAACGTTCTGCTCGTTGCTCCGTCTCTGTTTTACTCATCAAG GAACAGAACTGTTATAGCTGATATCAACATGTCAAG GATATTCAAGTTGTGTGTGGCTCCTGGGAGAAAGCTTCCATTCAACCACTTACATGAGAATCCAGTGCCGCAGGTGACTCATTCACGCAAGAACTATTGTTAA
- the LOC125544201 gene encoding uncharacterized protein LOC125544201 isoform X1 has product MHGSTTPTCERCGMVACDRAPEDKACTSMILVTAGGKPRPGVAVRATGRAVDGGGLGGGHRRMGMNAVAAPPGADRGGERAGEHTALLWPRCRPHGRHHRRVRRPAWTLVGSSRFLRLHSAMIYCDDPCLLDGRRWLSLFLLAVVACVDAFVLLSFAFRLYNLARCCVNVLLVAPSLFYSSRNRTVIADINMSSLCILGSHYYLMVDVDSTTWKTHLGYSSCVWLLGESFHSTTYMRIQCRR; this is encoded by the exons ATGCACGGCTCGACCACACCGACATGCGAGCGCTGTGGCATGGTCGCGTGCGATAGGGCCCCTGAGGACAAGGCGTGCACGTCCATGATCCTGGTGACGGCTGGAGGGAAGCCCCGACCAGGAGTTGCCGTTCGCGCTACTGGCAGAGCGGTGGATGGTGGTGGCCTTGGTGGGGGCCACCGCCGGATGGGGATGAACGCGGTGGCGGCGCCGCCGGGGGCGGATCGAGGCGGCGAGCGAGCGGGAGAACACACTGCTCTCCTTTGGCCGCGTTGCCGACCACACGGCCGTCACCATCGTCGAGTTCGACGTCCAG CTTGGACTCTCGTCGGTTCGTCTCGCTTCCTTCGACTGCACTCTGCTATGATCTATTGTGATGACCCTTGTTTGCTCGATGGGCGACGCTGGTTGAG TTTGTTTCTACTTGCGGTTGTCGCCTGCGTCGACGCGTTTGTCCTTCTGTCCTTCGCGTTCAG GTTGTACAATCTTGCCCGTTGCTGTGTTAACGTTCTGCTCGTTGCTCCGTCTCTGTTTTACTCATCAAG GAACAGAACTGTTATAGCTGATATCAACATGTCAAG TTTATGTATATTAGGCTCACATTATTACTTGATGGTTGATGTGGATTCTACAACTTGGAAAACACATCTAGGATATTCAAGTTGTGTGTGGCTCCTGGGAGAAAGCTTCCATTCAACCACTTACATGAGAATCCAGTGCCGCAGGTGA
- the LOC125544201 gene encoding uncharacterized protein LOC125544201 isoform X5: protein MIYCDDPCLLDGRRWLSLFLLAVVACVDAFVLLSFAFRLYNLARCCVNVLLVAPSLFYSSRNRTVIADINMSSLCILGSHYYLMVDVDSTTWKTHLGYSSCVWLLGESFHSTTYMRIQCRR, encoded by the exons ATGATCTATTGTGATGACCCTTGTTTGCTCGATGGGCGACGCTGGTTGAG TTTGTTTCTACTTGCGGTTGTCGCCTGCGTCGACGCGTTTGTCCTTCTGTCCTTCGCGTTCAG GTTGTACAATCTTGCCCGTTGCTGTGTTAACGTTCTGCTCGTTGCTCCGTCTCTGTTTTACTCATCAAG GAACAGAACTGTTATAGCTGATATCAACATGTCAAG TTTATGTATATTAGGCTCACATTATTACTTGATGGTTGATGTGGATTCTACAACTTGGAAAACACATCTAGGATATTCAAGTTGTGTGTGGCTCCTGGGAGAAAGCTTCCATTCAACCACTTACATGAGAATCCAGTGCCGCAGGTGA
- the LOC125544201 gene encoding uncharacterized protein LOC125544201 isoform X4: MHGSTTPTCERCGMVACDRAPEDKACTSMILVTAGGKPRPGVAVRATGRAVDGGGLGGGHRRMGMNAVAAPPGADRGGERAGEHTALLWPRCRPHGRHHRRVRRPAWTLVGSSRFLRLHSAMIYCDDPCLLDGRRWLSLFLLAVVACVDAFVLLSFAFRLYNLARCCVNVLLVAPSLFYSSRWQQYIKNISLIMCRVHS; this comes from the exons ATGCACGGCTCGACCACACCGACATGCGAGCGCTGTGGCATGGTCGCGTGCGATAGGGCCCCTGAGGACAAGGCGTGCACGTCCATGATCCTGGTGACGGCTGGAGGGAAGCCCCGACCAGGAGTTGCCGTTCGCGCTACTGGCAGAGCGGTGGATGGTGGTGGCCTTGGTGGGGGCCACCGCCGGATGGGGATGAACGCGGTGGCGGCGCCGCCGGGGGCGGATCGAGGCGGCGAGCGAGCGGGAGAACACACTGCTCTCCTTTGGCCGCGTTGCCGACCACACGGCCGTCACCATCGTCGAGTTCGACGTCCAG CTTGGACTCTCGTCGGTTCGTCTCGCTTCCTTCGACTGCACTCTGCTATGATCTATTGTGATGACCCTTGTTTGCTCGATGGGCGACGCTGGTTGAG TTTGTTTCTACTTGCGGTTGTCGCCTGCGTCGACGCGTTTGTCCTTCTGTCCTTCGCGTTCAG GTTGTACAATCTTGCCCGTTGCTGTGTTAACGTTCTGCTCGTTGCTCCGTCTCTGTTTTACTCATCAAG ATGGCAGcagtatataaaaaatatatCACTAATTATGTGTAGAGTTCATTCTTGA